From Ptychodera flava strain L36383 chromosome 2, AS_Pfla_20210202, whole genome shotgun sequence, the proteins below share one genomic window:
- the LOC139147897 gene encoding uncharacterized protein, which yields MKPRKFAEDMTTVQLLVCLVLLTSNSVCSGMALHLFKADTHASSQGTGENLTECLNSCSVESGCIDEHSYSTDKQTKISDDETGGDAIASTRPLSLRMMGDARSCGFQDKDEEASTHLLTQLAHSEDAWPRDDMNMSKVSENCATLQNCSSNASETHRSGFRFIQASELVNDVIRSDKAHFHFTVDFSRIGHGRDLSLQLAVNVAKTATDLQIEVQKGHPDHYDKGKMLLKFIEVWQETLHGGWLVTDLSAEMGKMPCDKATDVDITIYVNDGDISNNATLINAGKVAVIEKLTNERIRRSDEALCTCRTSRPVTIKTSSAFPRRFGKVIDPLTFNTSFCYAVGKSGDSANDCNDQLAGSCLPIEREDFVATFYNKQIGYTYQIVFLGAIVKRCGFNETQVLDL from the exons ATGAAGCCTCGTAAGTTTGCAGAAGACATGACGACTGTACAACTGCTGGTCTGCTTGGTTCTCTTAACTAGCAACAGCGTTTGTTCAGGCATGGCGCTGCATTTATTTAAAGCCGACACGCATGCTTCATCCCAAGGCACAGGTGAAAATCTCACCGAATGTCTCAACTCATGCTCAGTTGAAAGCGGGTGCATTGATGAGCACTCGTACTCAACTGACAAGCAGACGAAGATCAGTGATGATGAAACTGGTGGTGACGCGATAGCATCGACAAGGCCGCTCAGTCTCCGTATGATGGGTGATGCAAGATCTTGTGGATTTCAAGATAAAGATGAAGAAGCCAGCACACATCTGCTGACCCAATTGGCTCATTCCGAGGATGCATGGCCAAGAGACGATATGAATATGTCAAAAGTGTCTGAAAATTGTGCGACTTTACAAAACTGTAGCAGTAATGCGAGCGAAACCCACAGGAGTGGTTTTCGATTTATTCAGGCGTCGGAACTTG TTAATGATGTCATCAGAAGCGACAAGGCACATTTCCATTTCACTGTGGACTTCAGTCGAATTGGCCATGGCAGAGATCTGTCACTACAGCTCGCAGTGAATGTTGCAAAAACAGCAACGGACCTGCAAATTGAAGTCCAGAAAGGTCATCCTGACCATTACGACAAGGGCAAGATGTTGCTTAAGTTCATAGAAGTATGGCAGGAAACTCTACATGGCGGTTGGTTGGTTACAGATCTGTCGGCTGAAATGGGAAAAATGCCATGTGATAAGGCGACAGACGTAGATATCACCATTTACGTTAATGATGGCGACATTTCAAACAACGCTACACTGATCAATGCCGGGAAG GTGGCGGTTATTGAAAAACTGACGAACGAAAGAATCAGGAGAAGTGACGAGGCTCTGTGCACATGTCGCACAAGTCGACCAGTGACCATTAAAACGTCATCTGCCTTCCCAAGGCGATTTGGAAAGGTGATTGATCCCCTCACTTTCAACACCAGTTTCTGTTACGCTGTTGGAAAGTCTGGTGACTCGGCAAACGACTGCAACGATCAACTGGCCGGCAGTTGTCTTCCTATCGAAAGGGAAGACTTCGTCGCGACTTTCTACAATAAACAGATAGGCTATACCTATCAGATCGTCTTTCTAGGTGCGATCGTGAAGCGATGTGGATTTAATGAGACACAAGTTCTCGACCTGTGA